In Deltaproteobacteria bacterium, a genomic segment contains:
- the atpH gene encoding ATP synthase F1 subunit delta — protein sequence MRPDAIARRYARALFSIAKAQGSLDSVGSALGTMTDALVEPNVMRVLTGPVHRDRKRALLAKIVETVDAPQALRDFLSLLADHERLRHVEAIRTVFDALLDRERGITRAVICSATPLSADILEEITRTFGTITGRTVKARVEVVQDLIAGVIVEVEGKVYDGSLRTELGKLRQQMATGS from the coding sequence ATGAGGCCCGATGCCATTGCCCGCCGCTATGCACGGGCGCTCTTTTCGATCGCCAAGGCCCAAGGGTCTCTGGATTCCGTCGGCTCAGCCCTCGGCACCATGACGGATGCTCTCGTCGAGCCGAACGTCATGCGAGTGCTCACGGGGCCGGTTCATCGTGACCGCAAGCGGGCGCTCCTCGCGAAGATCGTCGAGACGGTTGATGCCCCGCAGGCTCTTCGTGATTTTCTGTCGCTGCTCGCAGACCATGAGCGCCTCCGTCACGTCGAAGCGATCCGCACGGTCTTCGATGCGTTGCTGGATCGGGAGCGCGGTATCACCCGAGCGGTCATCTGCAGCGCCACGCCGCTCTCCGCCGACATCCTCGAGGAGATCACGCGAACGTTCGGAACGATCACTGGTCGGACCGTCAAGGCACGGGTCGAGGTCGTGCAGGATCTCATCGCGGGTGTGATCGTCGAGGTGGAAGGCAAGGTTTACGACGGCAGTCTGCGGACGGAGCTCGGCAAACTGCGGCAGCAGATGGCCACCGGAAGTTGA
- a CDS encoding F0F1 ATP synthase subunit alpha — translation MEIRAAEISDVIKQQIAEYSRELEVRETGVVLSCGDGIARIYGLDKAAAGELLQFPHDIFGMVLNLEEDNVGSVLFGEARAIGEGDEVRRTGRIAEVPVGQALRGRVVNALGLPIDGKGPIASTENRRIELKAPGIVARQPVKEPLQTGIKAIDTMIPIGRGQRELIIGDRQTGKTAVALDTIVNQRGGDVTCIYVAIGQKRSTVAQVVEKLARAGAMEYTTVVAATASESAPLQFIAPYTGCAMGEYFRDNGQHALIIYDDLSKHAVAYRQLSLLLRRPPGREAFPGDVFYLHSRLLERAAKMSADRGGGSLTALPIIETQAGDVSAYIPTNVISITDGQIYLESDLFYSGVRPAVNVGLSVSRVGGAAQIKAMKQVAGTLRLDLAQFREMAAFAQFGSDLDASTQKMLARGVRLVEILKQPQLQPQAVEKQVLIVYAATNGFIDALPPEVMHRYEAELFDYVESKHPQALVALREKRELSNEVKAQLNAVLEEFKGRFAA, via the coding sequence ATGGAGATTCGCGCCGCCGAGATCAGCGACGTCATCAAGCAGCAAATCGCCGAGTACAGCCGTGAGCTCGAGGTGCGAGAAACCGGCGTCGTCCTTTCTTGTGGCGATGGCATCGCCCGCATCTACGGCCTCGACAAGGCCGCGGCCGGGGAGCTCCTTCAGTTCCCACACGATATCTTCGGCATGGTCCTCAATCTCGAAGAGGACAACGTCGGCTCGGTGCTGTTCGGTGAGGCGCGCGCGATCGGCGAAGGCGACGAGGTGCGGCGTACGGGTCGCATCGCCGAGGTTCCGGTAGGTCAAGCTCTGCGGGGACGTGTCGTGAACGCCCTCGGGCTGCCCATCGACGGGAAGGGACCCATCGCGAGCACGGAGAATCGCCGCATCGAGCTGAAAGCGCCCGGCATCGTCGCGCGGCAGCCGGTCAAGGAGCCGTTGCAGACGGGCATCAAGGCGATCGACACGATGATCCCGATCGGCCGCGGTCAGCGCGAGCTCATTATCGGAGATCGCCAGACCGGCAAGACCGCCGTCGCTCTCGACACGATCGTCAATCAACGCGGCGGGGACGTGACCTGCATCTACGTCGCAATCGGCCAGAAGCGCTCCACGGTCGCCCAGGTCGTCGAAAAGCTCGCGCGGGCAGGCGCGATGGAGTACACGACCGTCGTTGCGGCAACCGCTTCCGAGTCGGCACCGCTCCAGTTCATAGCGCCCTACACGGGGTGCGCGATGGGTGAGTACTTCCGCGACAACGGCCAGCACGCGCTCATCATTTACGATGATCTTTCGAAGCATGCGGTCGCGTATCGGCAGCTCTCACTGCTGCTGCGTCGCCCCCCTGGGCGTGAAGCATTCCCCGGCGACGTTTTCTATCTGCATTCGCGTCTCCTGGAGCGTGCCGCGAAGATGAGCGCCGATCGCGGCGGCGGCTCCCTCACCGCACTGCCGATCATCGAGACACAGGCGGGCGACGTCTCGGCCTACATTCCCACGAACGTCATCTCGATTACCGACGGGCAGATCTACCTCGAAAGCGACCTTTTCTACTCGGGCGTCCGACCCGCGGTGAACGTCGGTCTGTCGGTGTCTCGCGTCGGTGGTGCCGCACAGATCAAGGCGATGAAACAGGTCGCCGGCACGCTGCGTCTCGACCTCGCCCAGTTCCGCGAGATGGCGGCGTTCGCGCAGTTCGGCTCGGACCTCGATGCCTCCACGCAGAAGATGCTCGCGCGCGGAGTGCGGCTGGTCGAGATCCTCAAACAGCCGCAGTTGCAGCCGCAGGCCGTCGAGAAGCAGGTGCTGATCGTCTATGCTGCCACGAACGGCTTCATCGATGCGCTGCCTCCGGAAGTGATGCACCGCTACGAGGCGGAGCTCTTCGATTACGTGGAGAGCAAACACCCACAGGCCCTCGTCGCGCTTCGCGAGAAGCGGGAGCTTTCGAACGAGGTGAAGGCGCAGCTCAACGCCGTCCTCGAAGAGTTCAAGGGACGGTTCGCCGCCTGA
- the atpG gene encoding ATP synthase F1 subunit gamma: protein MASLKAIRKRIVSVRNTQQITKAMKMVAAAKLRRAQEAVVQSRTYGEKLGEVVAGLASESSLREHVLVRDRSPEARVMLIVLTSDRGLCGGFNTNLIRQAERFLATPDRTTVLGTIGRKAFDFYKRRSVEIVEHATAGSGSPIDLARSIVARAVARFTAGEVDAVHVLFSRFRSAISQVPTVERLLPIEAPSATDSPREYLFEPDRDAVIESLLPRYVEVKVFQAVLESIASEHGARMTAMESASKNASDMIERLTLEMNRARQATITKELMEIVGGAEALKG, encoded by the coding sequence ATGGCGAGTCTCAAGGCCATCCGCAAGCGGATCGTTTCGGTTCGCAACACGCAGCAGATCACCAAGGCCATGAAGATGGTCGCGGCGGCCAAGCTGCGCCGCGCGCAGGAAGCCGTGGTGCAGTCACGGACATATGGCGAGAAGCTCGGCGAGGTCGTCGCCGGGCTCGCTTCGGAAAGCTCGTTGCGCGAGCACGTCCTCGTTCGCGATCGCAGCCCGGAAGCCCGGGTGATGCTCATCGTGTTGACCTCCGATCGCGGCCTCTGCGGCGGCTTCAATACCAACCTGATCCGGCAAGCGGAGCGCTTCCTCGCAACGCCCGACCGAACCACCGTTCTCGGCACGATCGGTCGCAAGGCATTCGATTTCTACAAGCGCCGCTCGGTCGAGATCGTGGAGCACGCAACCGCCGGCAGCGGCAGTCCGATCGATCTGGCGCGCAGCATCGTCGCGCGAGCGGTCGCCCGGTTCACCGCCGGGGAGGTCGACGCGGTTCACGTGCTCTTCAGTCGTTTCCGTTCCGCCATTTCGCAGGTTCCGACGGTGGAGCGTCTCCTTCCAATCGAAGCGCCGTCGGCCACCGACAGCCCGCGTGAATACCTCTTCGAACCCGACCGCGACGCGGTCATCGAGAGTCTCCTGCCGCGCTACGTCGAGGTGAAGGTGTTCCAGGCGGTTCTGGAGTCGATCGCCAGCGAGCACGGCGCGCGAATGACGGCGATGGAAAGTGCCAGCAAGAACGCCAGCGACATGATCGAGCGCCTCACGCTCGAGATGAATCGAGCCCGGCAAGCCACGATCACCAAGGAGCTCATGGAGATCGTCGGCGGCGCCGAGGCACTCAAGGGTTGA